Proteins from one Listeria weihenstephanensis genomic window:
- a CDS encoding T7SS effector LXG polymorphic toxin produces MTRIDIAEVTHFAHQLRSSNQEARTGIAAVKRAVENYINDRSITGEAITTSKEYYAATYFPLCNSIKQGLNLSEDLLQKYITDFHSQVDASPNARLDADGIYDLGQKMNTYENKMEDITAQLSHLTDAKNVFELNGLTAQIFEAHKKEQILEKLLDFERSHARFFDELGDLAHHIQVAIQQIKQNLRFDSRTGSYHLDTLSAEPFADLVRMYASQQAIDDKIKAMEEIGLTPNIPKGNQAGFVLTDGILNTEATLDLANQQIIYWQNESTMRELFGVGALYRAVYGIDAVTAERISNSRRAIDGVSVVTMYAGSLFGVSKFVDTIDLLPMYRKTANTGAFSGLSEPMQLRHVEQVAKDAGIGLEGIKIKIIRDTDLVNREFYGRAVPKGNSIELYPRAFTDKENLIMTLGHERMHVYQIKTFGAPDNSRMLGLYEKGAELSEPEWLNYYYTNNSVKTNDFFKVGK; encoded by the coding sequence GTGACACGCATTGATATTGCAGAAGTTACGCATTTTGCACACCAACTTCGATCGAGTAATCAGGAAGCGCGTACAGGCATTGCGGCTGTCAAGCGAGCGGTGGAAAACTATATTAATGACAGATCAATCACTGGCGAAGCGATTACAACCTCGAAAGAATATTATGCGGCGACTTATTTTCCGTTATGCAATTCCATCAAGCAAGGATTAAACTTGAGTGAAGACTTACTTCAAAAATATATTACAGATTTTCATAGTCAAGTGGATGCTTCACCCAATGCTAGGTTGGACGCAGATGGGATTTATGATTTAGGACAGAAAATGAATACGTACGAAAATAAAATGGAAGATATCACCGCACAATTGAGTCATTTAACAGATGCCAAGAATGTATTTGAATTAAATGGATTAACTGCACAAATTTTCGAGGCACATAAAAAAGAACAGATCTTAGAGAAGCTTTTGGATTTTGAGCGTAGTCATGCCCGCTTTTTCGATGAGCTAGGGGACTTGGCGCATCATATTCAAGTAGCTATTCAGCAGATCAAACAGAATTTACGGTTCGATAGTCGTACAGGGAGTTATCATTTGGATACGTTGTCGGCAGAACCATTTGCGGATTTAGTGCGGATGTACGCAAGCCAGCAGGCAATCGATGATAAGATAAAAGCGATGGAGGAAATTGGGCTGACACCAAACATTCCAAAAGGAAATCAAGCTGGTTTTGTGCTTACGGATGGTATTTTAAATACGGAAGCGACTTTAGATTTGGCGAACCAGCAAATTATCTACTGGCAGAATGAGAGTACAATGCGCGAATTATTTGGGGTGGGTGCTTTATATCGCGCTGTATATGGTATTGACGCGGTTACTGCTGAGCGAATTAGTAATAGCAGACGTGCGATAGATGGTGTATCGGTAGTGACGATGTATGCGGGAAGCCTTTTTGGAGTTAGCAAATTCGTGGATACTATTGATTTACTGCCAATGTATCGAAAAACTGCAAATACGGGTGCTTTCAGTGGACTTAGTGAGCCAATGCAGTTACGGCATGTGGAACAAGTGGCTAAAGATGCGGGAATTGGATTGGAAGGTATTAAGATTAAAATTATTAGAGATACAGATTTGGTGAATAGGGAATTTTACGGAAGAGCAGTGCCAAAAGGAAATAGTATTGAACTATATCCAAGGGCTTTTACGGATAAGGAAAATTTGATAATGACCTTGGGGCATGAGCGCATGCATGTGTATCAAATTAAAACATTTGGAGCACCAGATAACTCTCGAATGTTGGGATTATATGAAAAGGGTGCAGAACTATCAGAACCAGAATGGCTGAATTATTATTACACAAATAATAGCGTGAAAACAAATGATTTTTTCAAGGTGGGAAAATAG
- a CDS encoding AAA family ATPase: MMSLSNESKKIYMQMVKDYFAYENIDQSRDLIEYPLPIPGIFCKEVKSKCPFCGGIEELFLSDFIPMKFHPWEKKDVEEGWSFNEQIYIERLERNKSLISNKIVICGNCLKYRRGIFPVNSKGERELLNPLNLNTKINSHFNYTDEGALFGITRKGKVSIEVYGLMRRILIDTRAEMRFIERLPGYDKSKPLDLNDDFACEQIDFLRYRFLNDELFYLESEKYFDDSIERMVNQLILRNFKSKIFKKEDNIVRDEVTHPEFGVIEHRIKDNNSAVSKKDWINNGEVYSFRKGFFSIGREKDVYGEQIKPVFINRVQIKNYKTVKDIEFNIRTEKGIKPWVTILGENGAGKTSILQAIALAMVHPEYSNQIIGSELDYEVNVFSELGDIYTFNNNNGKYPLVIGYGSTRLRDGENVESSNYPSSIKNLFDSRIGLVNSEEYLSTLSAMDFETVANVVKKIFMQPTDIYLEQKTLFFKNYDWIAKFNELSDGYGTMVALVVDIMKTIKNHYSHFDGQAIVLIDEIENHLHPNWIINLSDIFKKIFPYIQFITTSHNPLSIRNLKPFEVLRLERMDGKLTMSDIYMDQSNFSLEGVLNSNLFKLYDTNPQKNERISNLYSEIERLRLSENNKQNLLEDITKELKEEVRNFQGSTQTMNYQYYLEAKLTKEFEISGLSMKERIDSLVNKLLDGGLNE, translated from the coding sequence ATGATGTCTCTTAGTAATGAAAGTAAGAAAATATATATGCAGATGGTGAAAGATTATTTCGCTTATGAAAATATTGACCAAAGTAGAGATTTGATTGAGTATCCGTTGCCAATTCCTGGTATATTTTGTAAAGAGGTAAAGTCAAAATGTCCTTTCTGTGGAGGAATTGAAGAGCTCTTTTTATCAGACTTCATCCCAATGAAATTTCATCCGTGGGAAAAAAAGGATGTAGAAGAAGGTTGGTCATTTAATGAGCAAATTTATATTGAGAGATTGGAAAGAAATAAATCGTTAATTTCAAACAAAATAGTTATTTGTGGTAATTGTTTGAAGTATAGAAGAGGTATTTTTCCTGTAAATAGTAAGGGGGAAAGGGAACTTTTGAACCCATTGAATTTAAATACAAAAATTAACTCGCATTTTAATTATACAGATGAGGGTGCTTTATTTGGAATTACCCGCAAAGGAAAAGTATCAATTGAGGTTTATGGACTAATGCGTAGAATCCTCATAGATACGCGTGCAGAAATGAGATTTATAGAGCGCCTTCCAGGTTATGATAAATCAAAACCTTTAGACTTAAATGATGATTTTGCCTGCGAACAAATAGATTTTTTACGGTATCGTTTTTTAAATGATGAATTATTTTATTTAGAAAGTGAAAAGTATTTTGATGATAGCATTGAAAGAATGGTGAATCAATTAATTCTTAGAAACTTTAAATCGAAGATATTCAAAAAAGAGGACAACATTGTCAGAGATGAAGTTACTCATCCAGAATTTGGAGTGATCGAGCATCGAATTAAGGATAACAATAGCGCTGTTTCTAAGAAGGATTGGATTAACAACGGAGAGGTCTATAGTTTTAGAAAAGGATTTTTCTCTATTGGAAGGGAAAAAGATGTGTATGGAGAACAGATTAAACCGGTATTTATAAATAGAGTACAAATAAAAAACTATAAAACTGTGAAAGATATCGAATTTAATATTAGGACTGAAAAAGGAATCAAACCTTGGGTAACTATACTGGGGGAAAATGGTGCAGGAAAAACATCTATATTACAGGCTATCGCCCTAGCCATGGTTCATCCTGAATATAGTAATCAAATCATTGGAAGTGAACTAGATTACGAAGTAAATGTGTTTTCAGAACTTGGGGACATCTACACTTTTAATAATAATAATGGGAAGTACCCACTGGTAATCGGGTATGGTTCAACAAGATTGAGGGATGGTGAGAATGTTGAAAGTAGTAACTATCCCAGCTCGATTAAGAATTTATTTGATTCAAGGATAGGATTGGTGAACTCAGAGGAATATTTATCAACTTTGAGTGCTATGGATTTTGAGACAGTTGCCAATGTAGTGAAAAAGATATTTATGCAGCCAACAGATATCTATTTAGAGCAGAAAACTCTATTTTTTAAAAATTACGATTGGATAGCTAAATTTAATGAATTAAGTGATGGATACGGTACTATGGTTGCATTAGTAGTTGATATTATGAAAACCATTAAAAATCATTATAGTCACTTTGATGGACAGGCAATAGTCTTAATTGATGAGATCGAAAATCATCTCCATCCTAATTGGATTATTAATCTTTCTGATATATTTAAAAAAATATTTCCTTATATCCAATTTATCACAACTTCTCACAATCCTCTATCAATTAGAAATTTAAAGCCATTTGAGGTATTGCGGTTAGAGAGAATGGATGGCAAGCTTACCATGAGTGATATATATATGGATCAATCAAATTTTTCTTTGGAAGGGGTGTTAAATTCAAATTTATTTAAATTATATGACACAAATCCTCAAAAAAATGAGCGAATAAGTAACCTTTATTCTGAAATAGAAAGGCTTAGATTGAGTGAAAACAATAAGCAAAATCTATTAGAGGATATTACAAAAGAGCTTAAAGAAGAGGTTAGAAACTTTCAAGGAAGTACTCAAACTATGAATTATCAATATTACTTAGAAGCAAAGCTGACAAAAGAGTTTGAAATAAGTGGACTTTCGATGAAGGAAAGAATTGATAGTTTGGTTAATAAACTACTTGATGGAGGGTTAAATGAATAA
- a CDS encoding HNH endonuclease family protein, translated as MNKITRSRAPLVLHNRKGSRKRAELNRNKLRVSRNEKLESGHFRVYKDPEVRELLEKNFLNKCCYCGTKVPLHVSHAHIEHFRPKTAVTTLTGKVKPGYYWLVAEWSNLLYACPLCNENKDTHFPVSDERQRKIEIEDILEEKELLVNISSRNYRFDDNYSYDFGCKESWISEAVVLEGKSEKGWKTISICKLSRPELNAKRMEIKQSVLKECSMFLEFLKLCEQAISKDNYLVKRRYCECAKDFLNKYFSKKSLELEHYSLRVKILEMAIIKDSKSLIKFNKVVEKESQAIKIYEEQEDEDVLTELNDMGVIDVIISNYEL; from the coding sequence ATGAATAAAATAACAAGAAGCAGAGCTCCGTTAGTTCTGCATAACAGAAAGGGATCGAGGAAACGCGCTGAACTGAATAGGAACAAGTTGAGAGTATCGAGAAATGAAAAATTGGAAAGTGGGCATTTCCGTGTCTATAAAGATCCAGAAGTCCGAGAATTATTAGAAAAAAACTTTTTGAATAAATGTTGCTATTGTGGGACGAAGGTACCTCTACATGTTTCACATGCTCATATTGAGCATTTTCGACCAAAGACTGCTGTTACCACATTGACAGGTAAAGTGAAACCTGGATATTATTGGTTAGTTGCTGAATGGTCTAATTTGCTATATGCTTGTCCATTGTGTAATGAAAATAAAGACACTCATTTTCCAGTCAGTGACGAGCGTCAGAGAAAAATAGAAATAGAAGACATTTTGGAAGAGAAAGAATTATTAGTTAATATATCTAGCCGAAATTATAGATTTGATGATAATTATTCGTATGACTTTGGTTGTAAAGAAAGTTGGATTAGTGAAGCGGTAGTGTTGGAAGGGAAATCAGAAAAGGGATGGAAAACAATAAGTATATGTAAGTTGTCTAGACCTGAGCTTAATGCTAAAAGAATGGAAATTAAGCAGAGTGTTTTAAAAGAGTGTAGTATGTTTTTGGAATTCTTGAAATTATGCGAGCAGGCAATAAGCAAAGACAATTATTTAGTCAAACGAAGATATTGTGAATGCGCAAAGGATTTTTTAAACAAATATTTTTCCAAAAAAAGTTTGGAATTAGAGCATTATTCGCTTAGAGTTAAAATTTTAGAAATGGCTATCATTAAAGATAGTAAGAGTTTAATAAAATTTAATAAAGTAGTAGAGAAGGAGTCTCAAGCTATTAAAATTTATGAAGAGCAAGAAGATGAAGATGTGTTGACAGAACTGAATGATATGGGTGTTATAGATGTTATAATCTCGAACTATGAGCTTTGA